A genomic region of Jeotgalibaca ciconiae contains the following coding sequences:
- a CDS encoding DNA alkylation repair protein, translating to MWYIDIFEQLEELRNPARAVQMEAYMRNQFSFLGISAAPRKAVYQKLFRQASKDDIVDFHFVEACFSRLEREFHYAGVDYLLAIQSNLSQEHLPKVKECIMKKSWWDTVDGLDGVVGCLVQRYPELKNTMIDWSLEDNIWIRRVAIDHQLLFKERTDTDLLGKIIKNNLNNTEFFINKAIGWSLRDYSKTDPQWVAKFIEENRASMSPLSIREGSKYL from the coding sequence ATGTGGTATATAGATATTTTTGAACAATTAGAAGAATTACGTAATCCAGCTCGCGCTGTACAGATGGAAGCTTATATGCGGAATCAATTTTCTTTTTTAGGGATTTCTGCTGCTCCCCGAAAAGCCGTTTATCAAAAACTGTTTCGGCAAGCTTCAAAAGATGATATAGTTGACTTTCATTTTGTAGAAGCATGTTTTTCGCGATTAGAAAGAGAATTTCATTATGCTGGGGTTGATTACTTGCTTGCAATTCAATCGAATCTTTCACAGGAACATCTACCAAAAGTCAAAGAATGTATTATGAAAAAATCTTGGTGGGATACTGTTGATGGATTGGATGGGGTAGTAGGGTGCCTCGTGCAGCGTTATCCAGAACTAAAGAATACAATGATTGATTGGAGTTTAGAAGATAATATTTGGATTCGTAGAGTAGCAATTGATCACCAGTTATTATTTAAGGAAAGAACGGACACAGACTTGTTAGGAAAAATTATAAAGAACAATTTGAATAACACAGAATTTTTCATCAATAAAGCAATCGGTTGGAGCTTGCGTGATTACAGTAAGACTGATCCACAATGGGTAGCAAAATTTATTGAGGAAAATAGGGCTTCGATGTCTCCGTTGAGCATTCGTGAGGGAAGTAAATATCTATAG
- a CDS encoding aldo/keto reductase, which translates to MKKVKLANDGFEASEISLGIMRMSSLSNEEAKKVITTALSSEIDYFDHADIYGAGSSEEVFGRAIKELEIPRDSVYIQSKAGIVPGKMYDFSKKHIIGAVESSLKRLQTDYLDAFLLHRPDTLVEPEEVAEAFDELEKTGKVRYFGVSNQNPMQIDLLKTAVQQPLIINQLQMSVTHHPMIDAGFNVNRVNDLAITRDGSILEYSRIHHMTIQPWSPFQVGNNKQGILFDHPDYQELNELLQNYANDRGVSREAIAIAWLLRHPANMQPIIGSMNPERIAAVCKASSVKLSREEWYEIYRAGSYPLP; encoded by the coding sequence TTGAAAAAAGTAAAACTAGCTAATGATGGTTTTGAAGCTTCTGAAATTTCATTAGGAATTATGAGAATGAGCAGTCTGTCTAATGAAGAGGCAAAAAAAGTAATTACTACCGCGCTTTCATCAGAAATCGACTATTTTGACCATGCGGATATTTACGGAGCTGGAAGTTCAGAGGAGGTTTTTGGAAGGGCTATCAAAGAGTTGGAAATCCCCCGTGACTCCGTTTATATTCAGTCAAAAGCAGGAATTGTACCAGGAAAAATGTATGATTTTTCAAAAAAACATATTATTGGTGCTGTGGAAAGTAGCTTGAAAAGACTTCAAACGGATTATTTAGATGCCTTTCTATTGCATAGACCCGATACATTGGTAGAACCGGAAGAAGTTGCGGAAGCGTTTGATGAGTTAGAAAAAACTGGTAAAGTACGATATTTTGGAGTAAGTAATCAAAACCCTATGCAAATTGATTTACTAAAAACTGCTGTTCAACAACCACTTATTATTAATCAATTGCAAATGAGCGTTACTCACCATCCGATGATCGATGCTGGATTTAATGTAAATCGTGTAAATGACTTAGCTATAACAAGGGATGGTTCCATCTTGGAATATAGTCGGATTCATCATATGACGATCCAACCATGGTCTCCCTTCCAGGTGGGCAATAATAAACAAGGAATCCTATTCGACCACCCGGATTACCAAGAACTTAATGAGCTGTTGCAAAATTACGCAAATGATAGAGGTGTGTCAAGAGAAGCAATCGCGATTGCCTGGTTGTTACGACACCCTGCGAACATGCAACCGATTATTGGTTCAATGAATCCGGAAAGAATTGCAGCTGTGTGTAAAGCTTCCTCCGTCAAGCTTTCACGTGAAGAATGGTACGAAATATATAGAGCTGGTTCATATCCATTGCCATAA